From a region of the Impatiens glandulifera chromosome 4, dImpGla2.1, whole genome shotgun sequence genome:
- the LOC124936724 gene encoding SNAP25 homologous protein SNAP33-like → MFGYNTPPKNMVSSNPFDSDDDESIDNAKMKAFSAPPLATKYSRTNPFDDDDDDNDNGEKEVKQIIKKPALSVRTRRIKLDELENNESLLVNKAEEETTKSMEKCLRIAEDIREEASKTLVVLHHQGEQITRTHMIATDIDRDLSRGEKLLGSLGGIFSRKWKPIKTRGILGPLVSFTPNREEKMKKKSNNARTEQSNKTVSNGTFQKVELEKIKQDNALSDLSDLLDELKDMAVDMGSEIDRQNKSLEPFLDEVVEINSRVKNATQRGRRLLGK, encoded by the exons ATGTTTGGATACAACACACCTCCTAAGAACATGGTTTCTTCAAACCCTTTTGATTCGGATGATGATGAATCAATTGACAATGCAAAAATGAAAGCTTTTTCTGCACCCCCATTAGCTACCAAATATTCTAGAACCAAtccttttgatgatgatgatgatgataatgacaATGGAGAAAAAGAAGTAAAACAGATTATAAAAAAACCAGCATTATCTGTTCGAACCAGAAGGATCAAATTGGATGAATTGGAGAACAATGAATCCTTGTTAGTGAATAAGGCTGAGGAAGAAACTACGAAATCTATGGAGAAATGTTTGAGAATTGCAGAGGATATAAGAGAGGAAGCTTCAAAAACATTGGttgttcttcatcatcaagGTGAACAGATTACAAGAACCCATATGATTGCTACTGATATTGATCGTGATCTTAGTAGG GGTGAGAAATTATTGGGAAGTCTTGGAggaattttctcaagaaaatgGAAACCAATAAAGACTCGTGGAATCCTTGGACCTCTTGTTTCTTTTACGCCCAACCGCGAGGAAAAGATGAAAAAGAAATCGAATAATGCAAGAACAGAGCAATCGAATAAGACCGTTAGTAACGGCACTTTCCAGAAAGTTGAG TTGGAGAAGATAAAGCAGGATAATGCACTATCTGATTTAAGTGATTTGTTGGATGAACTCAAGGATATGGCAGTTGATATGGGATCTGAAATTGAtag GCAAAATAAATCGCTCGAGCCTTTTCTAGACGAGGTCGTAGAAATTAACTCTAGAGTGAAAAATGCTACTCAACGTGGGCGTCGCTTGCTAGGAAAATAG
- the LOC124936800 gene encoding zinc finger protein ZAT1-like: MEEENNQFTQQIKHVCKLCNKSFLCGRSLGGHMRSHDKKPSSFEFDSHNPTSGYGYGLRENPKKTNKFNSDISFDDDSSSVEDKFCKQCGKGFFSWKALFGHMKCHSDYKRKRSRTSSSLNSEIDQEQDQEHDQEEEVAMCLMMLSRDGSGDVESSDNNYEFLLQVQKTEMKEFECSTCNKTFHSYQALGGHRASHKKIRTCFNDQELVQIAESSSISSSNGLLKKINHRIHQCPVCFKVFQTGQALGGHKRSHLMEASKNKNGGGVVLDRPPATAAAADGVFPDLNLPAPVEEEDSYQQQPWWVLV, translated from the coding sequence ATGGAAGAAGAAAACAATCAATTTACACAACAGATTAAACATGTCTGCAAGCTCTGTAACAAGAGTTTCCTCTGTGGAAGATCATTAGGAGGTCATATGAGGTCTCATGATAAAAAACCATCTTCTTTCGAATTCGATTCTCATAATCCTACATCTGGTTATGGATATGGTCTTAGAGAGAAtcccaaaaaaacaaacaagTTTAATTCAGATATCTCATTTGATGATGATTCTTCTTCTGTTGAAGATAAATTCTGTAAACAATGTGGAAAAGGTTTCTTTTCTTGGAAGGCTTTGTTTGGTCATATGAAGTGTCATTCTGATTACAAACGGAAGAGATCAAGAACATCTTCTTCTCTGAATTCCGAGATTGATCAAGAACAAGATCAAGAACATGATCAAGAAGAAGAGGTTGCTATGTGTTTGATGATGTTGTCTAGAGATGGATCAGGGGATGTTGAATCTTCTGATAACAATTATGAGTTTCTTCTTCAAGTTCAGAAAACAGAGATGAAAGAATTTGAGTGTTCTACTTGTAACAAGACTTTTCATTCATATCAAGCTCTTGGAGGTCATAGAGCTAGTCATAAGAAGATTAGAACTTGTTTTAATGATCAAGAATTGGTTCAAATTGCTGAATCTTCATCGATATCTTCATCAAATGGGTTGTTAAAGAAGATCAATCATAGGATACATCAGTGTCCTGTttgttttaaagtttttcaaacagGACAGGCATTGGGTGGTCATAAGAGGTCACATTTGATGGAAGCTTCTAAGAATAAAAATGGAGGCGGAGTGGTGCTGGATAGGCCGCCGGCGACGGCTGCGGCTGCTGATGGTGTATTTCCTGATCTGAATTTGCCGGCgccggttgaagaagaagatagcTACCAGCAACAACCATGGtgggttttggtttga